The sequence below is a genomic window from Harmonia axyridis chromosome 1, icHarAxyr1.1, whole genome shotgun sequence.
tttTCATACCACAtcgatgaaaaatatatttctataATATGCTccctcaaattttcaaattactctCCTAAAAAAAACAATAGTAGTATcggttgaatttttcttatttgttTCTTGTAAAATAAAACTACACTAATTctatcatttatattttattttatgaagaCGACATTGAGAATTGGAAATGTTATTACTCTTTcatattatttcgaatttttcttcaataccatATCCCGATATCAATATAGAATTTGGAATGGAATTCATTAGCGAACTGTAAATGTCAAAGTATTTAGGATTTTGTCTTTTGTCGAAATATTACACCAATGTGTAAAATagcgaaaattttatttatataagatCATTTGTACTAGGTTTATATTAATAAACCTAGTAAAAATGATCttatatgaataaaattttcgatattttacaCATTGGTGTAATATTTCTCAAATTGTTGGGAAGCATTCTCTTGAATAATTCGTTACGAGTTCTTAGATAGAGAGAATTTCTCCATTCTTCCGGATACATGATGATTTCTTCAGATAAAATTTTTCGCTGTATATTTTTCTCattgataaaattatttaattctCAGAAATCCTCTCGAATATTCGTACAAGAACTTTCTATAAATCAATCTGTTCTGTTCGTTCATGATTCCAAACACGAAAAATAGCATAAAACCTTGTGACGACTgagtaaacaaaaataaatatataaaaatcttTTTCGAGGTTATATCCGCTAATATGATGTGAAACCAACTGAAGTCCAATATAAAGAACAAGAAGAATATTAATTTGACTTCCATCGATAGACTCTTTCTATGtttgatatatttgtttttcccgaaaaccaaattttttattataagtaTAAGAAGGGTGGAATTTAtcaacaaaatcaaaaactcTGGTAAACCAAATGTGAGGTAGTTTGCGAGTTCAGTATTCGAACGGTGATATAATATCCATACAAAAATAGGAATTATTGGTAAAATATAAGCTATTGAGCATAATTTGAGTATAAAGTGATTGGGTTCGTTATCAAAGACCTTCACAAATCTTCTATACTGCAAGTATGCTATTATGGAAGTCCAACACGATTCCACCAGGGAGAAATAATGAAAAGCTATGGACTGTAAGTAGCACGAAAAAGGGGAAACGATCATTAAACAGGAAAAAACATGCAGAATGAATTGGACGAATATAGAAAAAGCAAAATGTATCAAGATAAGATTACCTCTTTCTGACCTGTAAGTCCTAGAAACTATACAgctcaaaaaaattatgcaCAAGCATATAAAAGATACGCAGTAAAAGGTTCCAATAAAATATGAGGAACCATCCTTTTGAATCCATAACATTATCATTTCTATCTGAAGAGCGCTTTTtggaataaaatcgaaactgccAATACAACACTTCttattgtggtattgaagatAATGATCCGAAATGAATATACAAATCGAATTCTCAATATCTTGAATGTTCTCTTCATTTATATGATTCAAATGTTTACAAATTTTAATCAAAACatcattttctgaaatattcttgGAATATTTTGTCACAATAATGTATCTTTCACCTATTTGTCTTTTCACTTCGCATTCGTTCGATTCATTAAACCCAATATTTCTGGTATTCATTGCGAGATCAAAATTTTTATCTCGCTTGCAGAAAGTATTGAGATGATTCAAAATCTTCATAGAGTTGACATCAAATTTATCGACCATTATATTGCAATTGTTTTCCTCTAAAATTAATGTGAACAGGTAGTTCACTGGCATCAGATAGCAACTGGATTTCTCCCCCTGGGAATGTGATATTTCAAGTTGGATCGAAAACTTTTCTTCTGTTTCAACCGACGAATCTTTGACGTTGCCATGTGCAACATTTTCTTTGTGTATTGTCCTACTGATATCCTTTTGCTGTTGTATTGCTGTTGGAAGTAAGAGTTGCTCCGATAGCACTTGTACTTTCAAAGTGCAGTATTTGATGTTGCATAAAACCTGGAAGGaaataatttgttgaaataattttggtttACCTGATTTCAATGTACTCGGAGACAGAGACTAGATCTGCATATTACTAATCTTACTAACGCATTTTTGAGTGCTCCCCGAATAGGTCCTTctatctcaaacgataaggttggACTCACTAATGACGAATCcatcctcaaatttgattcttgCCGTCCTGGCACGGATATGCGAGCGGAAAAGAAATAGTAGTGGATTattccgcacgcaaatattgAACACCCAATTATCGTCAAAGATGAGTATGGTAACGAGATGCAGAATTACGTCTGTCATTTATGTGTAtgtgaataattaatcaaatctttattaattaattaatcaatttatTTCAAGCGCTTGTAGCCAAAAcatattgttcctaactcttGCGCCAAATATCTTTCTCACACTTAACTGCTTGATCGAACGGTAGTTGCGTTCGGCAAAGTACcactttccgcacttgttaggaaaataactatttctacAAGCGTGCGCTTTCAACTCTTATTTCAAGTCATAAAGAGTAACTCTCCCACACAGTGCGGGAAAATATCTGCTATTTCTTTTCCGCACGCCTATGCTGCGAAAAAAAATAACAGTGGACTTTTCGGAACGCAAGTACTgaataataatagttatttataatacaagtgcagaaggcattgatattcttccacgagttcaaaattcaaaaacgagccacgaagtggcgagtttttgaatgaacgagtggtagaatgagccattgaatttttattgaaatcaatgaaatatttccataaatatcatttagtgatttttgcattgaaaaatgttggttggcagaactaatttctttaaggcaaattgatgaattgacagataaagccgtggcggaaagttcggagtaccaacatataataataaaatataaccatgaaaactgtgcgtttctgatatattctcgcacgatttcgttctacaagatgtggaagatgaatggaataaccacagaattggagaaattaaATTATATCATGTCTCTTTACACCGAACGCCCAATTAACGTTAAGGATGAGATAACTATGGTAACGACACGCAGAATTACGTCTGTCATTCATGTGTATGTAtcttttgagttgatttcaagtgtttgtcgaaaaaatgtttttcccaACTCTTACGGAAATTGTTTCCCCCACGCTCAACTGCTAGATCTGCAGTTGTGTACTGGAATGTACCACTTTTCGCACTTTtaaggaaaataactattaatCGTAAGTTCAGTGAAGAAGACGTctgaaagatgaaaataaatcgaatatCTTTTGGTTGCGCTTGTAGTTAATTTGAAAACCGAAAATCGCTTTCATCTCCAAAACGGCCCATTCAGGAACCCTTGTTTATAGAAAATTCTTACTTATTTTAATCTCTCTAATCAGCTCCTAAAATATTGAAACTTTGTTTTTCAACACTGTGTATACAGTGTGATTAAAAATTCGGTATCAAAATTTTGGGGGCGTAATATTtaggtcaaaataagactttcTTCTCTATAAAGATGTGTCCGATAACGCTTCGTTACCGAACTGTTGGAAaaagtattcactaatacacagatgatgattttAATCGTTTATTATCAAATTCTATAGCAAGTCTCTCTCTCTAAGCAAGCTCAATTCAGAAGGGCTGAATCTCTAAGGTTATGTCCCTGTCGTTTGCTCTCGATCATTGAAGATCTATATTCTTGTTCTTTTTCTCGATGGCCTCGTCACGCACAGACTCGCAGCGCTGCCGTGACGATATGAAGTAATACTTCAAGTGTAGGGTaatgttggttgtctctctcgtaatttgttcggatgaagtaatattctaacacgaaCTACAGAGCGGTTTTTTTCAaagctctttcagtttttgagatattgtgATCAAATTTCGTTAGGTTTCTTATTTTGCTTTTAGGCAACGTTCAATTGAGATCACAAACCAAATATGTAgcgttttttgttttcattgtgaTGATAGGTTTTCACCtttgttaaaaattttaattaaatgtagggaaatacaaaaatgattttatctACAATTCCTCATTTCAAGCTATTTGACTGAATTTGGTCTATTTGCGGTACGTAATGAAACTCAACTCACATTTCATTACGTAACCCATTTTTTCAGAGAATTCAGGCTCTGAAGAACTTATACTGTACCTATACCCGAACTGCTTCTTCTATATAGGATGGAAGTCTTTTTGAATCACTTATTCCGACCAAATACCAACCAAAAATTTCTCTTCAGAGACAAACCAACTTGATACACGTCCAAGTAGCtctcaatgtaataaacataTTTCGATGATCTCAGgggaaattatttcaacatttgtACAACGTTGTgttcattttttattcattataggCAGTCGCAGGTAAAATGTTGCTTTATACATGTATGATAATGCATCATTAATATATTCGAGTGCTTACATAACTCGTGTTACGCACTCATTTGCAACTTACACACTCATATTCATATTAATGATGCCTTTATCCCCCTTGTATAGTAAATAGCTATTACCTTCTTCCCGATAACGATCGCAGATGCATAAAAATTACAAGACAAAAAATATGAACAAAACAAAGACTCGCCCTATAcaaggtgagtctttgacttgtacatatgtttcaactgaagattcctgatgtcaaaagaaacactttttcccttcactattttttccgattagatttttttctcattatggaattttatgtttggAAAAGATTCATAACATCAATAAAGGActttattccgaaaatcattccttttgattccattccatttgcgagatataacaaaaaatgtaatttttttctggattttcaaccgagccgaatcggaaaaaattgtgaagaaaaacttgtttattttgacctcaagaatctttgATTCCACtttatgtacaagtcaaagacccTTCCTGTATGTaaagggtgattcaaaattcagtatcaagatttcaggggcataattttcaggtcaaaataattttttttccatgaatatgtgtccgcaaacgctttgttaccgaaatcatgatttttttagttttttcttcatagcgCTTTCAATTTTCTGGATATTATGATCAAATTCGGAATATAggttactcaaaaaaaaaacctaaaactaaaaaaaaatttgaagatttgaCTCTCTGTAACGCGGTAAAGAAGCTTTGGCGGACACATGTTTACGTTTACATGTCTTATTATTATGGAAATAATGCGCCCCTACAATCTTGATACTGGATTTCTAATCATCCTGTATaactttcaaattataaaatacaTACCAGGAACAGAGAAATAACCAATTTTATTGAGCTTTCAGTTCGAGTAATAgccatcattttttatttttctttcacgCACTTCCACACCTATCCACCTCCATATTTTCATTGTTGTAAGCTGTGAGTATCCAATGTAAAATCcattatatttatcatttccaaCATTTGCATTATGTTATCTATTTCCCATCAAATACAGGCACTGGAAGATAATTAGACACTTTGTCCACTTAACTGGATCAACGTTCGGAAATGGAATAGATCTATGAGCTTTCAGATTTCTGTTCACTAATCCATAATTCGTTTAAAAATAGATCGAGTTTTGGTTTTTCAACACTTCGTTATTTCGCGATGGTGAATTTTATGAATTCGATTGGAGCCATTGTGTTTATTTTGGCAGGCTTTCGGCTCATTAGATTGAAAGAGGATCGAATCAATAATTCTGTAATGGGTATTTTCCGTTTATCTAGGTACCAATCCACTTCATTATAAAAATAGAAGAAGGTCTCGATCGATAAGATTCAACTCGGTGTTGATGAATACGTGGTCAAATCCGAGGATGTTCGCCTGTCCGGCCGTAAATACGATAACTATCGAACGTAAAAACCGAGAAACATATAATTTTCAGGGTATGTTCAGATGCCGCGGTTACCTAAATTctttaatgggcaaaatccgactaggggttccgtaattTGTGTCCCCTTTTTTTCCAAAACTGTGAATTCGATCATGATGTAAAGGATGATGAAtgtaaaaaaacattttatgttTCGTTAAGAATTCAATCTCGATCGAATAACTTAAACCATAGAATATACAGGtagaatatcaacaaaaaaagggaaaataTTTTGgatgttgaaaaataataatttcaagcattAATTGGTTGAGGCTTTCGGTACTATCGTTTAATTTTACTTAGTGCTGGTATTATAAGAGTACGGTTGAAGCGAAAGCTCGCCCAACGGCTAATTGAGATTCAACCGACAGTTGAAACGGAGCAGGTATTATAAGTTATTTTTGGTGTCGATTGTACAACCATCGGTTTTGGTCGATTTATTTTGGTTGGCTGCACTGCTCGTTCAGTTCTGATAGTTTTCTCATAGATTTTCTAGTTTgaacacagaaagaaaaaaaCTTATAGGTCTGTATGCCTCTATGTctataacctcaaaattctgcTTAATAGACATGTTTaacataataatattcaatttttatgagcAATAGATCGAAATTTCTATATAAGAATATTAGGCTTGATTTGTGTgattagataataataataataataataaatgtatttgtGGTCATCGATCCTTCAGccaaaaataagttttattacattatgaaaatacaaacaaaaaagttacatAATATAAACTTAAGCAACATTCAAGGCGTTCAGTTCTTGCCATACTGTGCATGTGGAAAATTATCTTTGTGGAGGCGGATCACATTGCACCATatcatgtaccgggtttttcaccataatttgaccccccctttaacttttgtactaaaagaggtacaaaaaaatgttttccacaaaagtttcacgaaatcgactagtgttttttgaaatgatttcacaacacgaaatatatacagggtgggcaacatattgattgcaactttttcattttttcaaacggaacaccctgtatatttttctatatttgactagctctttttcccctgatttcgaatatataacatatgtttggcctatctctctcattctgaataccacagagtttcaaatttcaagaaccacccgGCAAGCTAAGTGTTCAGTTTTCAAGTGGCTGCGATAATTCGAAATGCCATTTTTTGAGTTGgcatatatgacatacgtttgtcattgaatcattgaatgaaactattcatcgaatatacaCTATAGAAgcggaaaaaattgaaatattttcactctatgtgaagaacaataaaaataagaaagctacaaggagagaatatatagagttgcatccaaatcatccaattccaatttttagTGAGAAACGTAGGTCATattgttgccaacgagataactcaaaaaagggcattttgagttatcgcagcctaccgcttgaaaactgattattgagcatgccaggtggttcttaaaatttgaaactctatgatactcagaataagagagatagaccaaacatatgttatatattcgaagtcaggggaaaaagagctagtcaaatatagaagaatatacagggtgttccatttgaaaaaatgaagttgatatcaatatgttgctcactctgtatatatttcgttttgtgaaaacattttagaaaacactagtaaatttcgtgaaacttttgtagaaaacatttttttgtacctcttctagtaacaaagttaaagagggggtcaaattatggtgaaaaacccggtacatcttTCAAGTCTTGTAGTCTCTTCATGAATTTCTTATTTAGTTTTTCCATACGTTGTTCGATCGGTTCTACTTTGTTAATTCATATAAGAGATCATTGGGCGGGTTGTGTAGTCGGTTCCTGGGATGTCTCAGCCTGGTGACTGCTTTTATAGATTATGTTTCAGCTACTTGTAGTATTTTCAACACTGATTCCTTACAATTTGCAAACAAGCGATGTGCATATTCAATCATTGGCCGGCATATGGTTTTATATATTATGGAAGCAGCTTTCATGTCAATGCCCTAGTCTTTGTAAGTTAAGCATCTAAAATGTTTTACTCTGCTGATAGCTTTCCTTTTCATATTGTTGGTATGGAGTCGTAAATTAGCTCTATTGGCCACTTGAATACCTAAGTATTGTATTGATGGAGAAGGTTttacttttttattgtttatggaTATTGATGGGGATGTTTGATTGATGTTgtgattgaatattattatcaaCTGGGATTTCTCCGGATTTACTCTCCACTTGGATAGCCATGATGTGATGTCATCCAGGTGTAATTGTAGTTTTTCCATACAACCTTCAATGTTCGCTCATGAGAAATAGCCATCGTGTCGTCAGCGTATTATAGAGTGTATTGGTTGCCTTGCTGAGTTGGGTTAATATTGCTGCAGTTAATATTGAAAAGGAGTGGAGATAATGATGATCCCTGTGGTGTACCCTTCATGGAGATGAAGGAATCAGATAGTGCATCATTGATTTTGATCCTCAGTTTTCTGTTTTCAAGATACGACTTTAATAGATGGATAAGATGGGAAGGAACATTCTATCTGTAAAGTTTGTATAGTAATCCTTTCATCCAGACGCAATCAAATGCTTTTTTATGTCGATGCTCACTGCTGctgtttttttgttattcaactGTGCGTTTTGTATATTAGGGAAGAATATCATGAGTGGTTGTACAGTAGATTTGTTTTTACGGAAGCCGAATTGATGTTTAGGTATTGAATGATGTGtatgtttttctaatttagtttTGACTATCTTTTCAAGTAATTTGCCTAGAACTGGTAAGGGGGTTATTGGTCGATAGTTTCTACTTTTGAATGATCTCGATTAGTTTTTCCTATGAGAATGATAGTTCCAGACTTCCATATTTGTGGGAATATACTGCTATGTATGCACCATTTGTGTATCTCAATAATGTGTGAATGAATGAGCTGATTTAATTTCTTCACGATCTTCCAAGGAATGTTATCTGCTCCTGGCGAGCTGCTTTTAGACTTGTGCAGGATTTCAAAATATGTACTCTCTTCTATTTCAAAAGTTGTGTTATTCACCTCTTCGGAGAAGTAATTTCTGTACCAACTCTCAACTTCCTCTTCCATTTTAGTATCAAATTTTGGATCCATATcgtattgatattttttcctaAGATAATGTGCAAATATTTCTGTCTTTTCCGTGtagataataatatttcttatttcagatttttacattttttgtataaaaatgaGATGACGTCCTTATCAAACATAATTGAATTATCATGAATTCTCGAATATGAAATAATCCACCTAAGTGTAGGGTTCGAACTGAACCAtaactaatttcttatatttaCACAAATTATAACAGCATTTGATATATGATTGGGTAACttgttataaaatttcaaacacacaaTACGGACCTTTCTCCGCAGTGGATATTTTGTTGGTAAAAACAGTCAACCATCTTTTATAATACCGTcctttaagagggattaccaccacttTTTATTCGCGTATCACTCAgacttaggcccagtttcaccaaacagcacttgatcccagattgattaaactccgcttgttactaaagcaggcttaacagtgttttctgtttcaccatgcatcaacccgtccgaagatcatcgcgattaaccaaatcgcgattgaatagtcaaaccatttggcaacgttgtgaacaagaagttatatagtgttctgtatcgtattagcagtgatgaccaccattggcgctaggtgtcaggtgtcattcattcataactcataacatttcaaaacatttgtcatcttgtaaacaaaaaacaaagttaatttttgccgaaaatgtcgagtgatgtacttcgaaatgtcggaaacttacagaagttaaaaagaaattatcccatttcacaaaaccacacattctggaaaaaaaaactatatacagtccattcaggaattattgacatcgaagtaggccatgaacgtctagtcgcggctttatttctggttacaaaaatatcactaaaaattgctatggttcatcatataaataaccagtttaaattattttaataatttttcatcccaAACATCCTGacttttcgaaattacgattattacgaggggacgcatacagtcatgatttcataaaatgaaattcagattatataacgtaaaaatatagtgtaattaataattatagtgaaaagctatctcatttcaaggaaatccaatgaagagatatctattcatttaagagtcgcccatgaaagatcccattgaagatcattaaaatatgcatattccttttcaccgaaggctcttcaaaaatagttgcattactgatggacactggataccaacctgcttgcaaaattcttatcaaataactcttatggatcattttaactgtggtgtctaaactgctgaagaaaacagaaaaaactgtttgataaatttaaatagtgtagcttagtgaatggaagagccatatcataataagacagaactaaaattcaaagaatccatttagtatatgaaaaattttgacatcacagttgtagtgtattttcaaaattggaaccaacttatcagccgatgtgtgaattactttctaaagtcactatttattgaaactgttcatgacatgaatgattgattaaacttgtatgaaaaatataggtactatttgtactcgagttttctgttttttattgaaatgctttttttttttttactagtttctattaaattacataaattattttgcccataacagctttaactcactcactaaaagcatttttgcatgaaattatttttaatttgtgaattttaaaattttattgcattctattattatcttcaagtcggtaagaggtgaagaaattcttgaagttagtcttctgaatatatttttggattaaatactcagtaaaaattctatagagcaattggaatttattagatttttggattactcattgaagaacaaaaaacagatataacaatacttaatttcaatatagaatataaataaactatagatgcaatgccaagactttgtttagcaatccgattataaaataattctctcttcataaatttatataatcctcatgatcaacactgtcaaaacaaaacatccaggtgaaaatccaaatatccagcattcaaaatagtgctccttttacttttacccttgaatatacttgaaaaacattttgttttctttctagagtccactgttgaataatgctggcattttcaaataaccaagtttcctccatataaatgaatttcacattttgtttcaaatattctctgtattcaccataaaatcgtactcaacttattatatttttctgtttatcaataagaattttccttttattaactgttttgaatttgttaacaattaagtttatgtaatgttgacgTTGATTGATGAAAACCCAGATTcttttttggtcaaattttatccagactgatatattggttgcttttggtaatAATCAAATCAtccaatgattctttgaaggtgaaatcctattgcacagattttcttccactaataattcaggctgtaatgacttgtcttcttcttttttcaaacagtactgtgagaaatactcaaataaactaatcaatatgtgtttgaaattgatacaacttttaagtttcaaaatatcttcgatcaaaaccaataacacaaacaaactgaaatctaacctcctgtcaatgacatttccaatgccaacccgaaatctgaaattcaaaatgttactgaatgagccagtaccaacttaatttcgattttccaaagccacccgggatgtcaataattcctgaatggactgtaagtaattttattaacttatttatttttattaacaagtttaactgcttcttaaataatatttcaatcaaacatatcattaaattattctttgcaataaatttcataaaacacaaaaacaaagtttacgtgtattttaaatgggaaatattgagcctatacatatagtcatattttgataaaattgatccaaaaattagaaatttccggaaaaataattacatagacaagagttccatactgataaataattattaatctcaacttgaaaggttataatcctccgaaaatggccgattagtgctaaattgCTAatcgattggtcgattaaatggcgctttggaatgtggtgaaacgctacattacattaatcgtgatctaaggcctcacttaagagccaagtcaagattaaagcgtttggtgaaactgggccttaaaaaccaattcatttcccctctggagctcctgcgatgaccgaactttgtacggtgtacgaagttgtacattcacttctttcttttttcggattGAATAAGTAGAGGGTAGCATTGTACAACGATTTTCACCAAATTATAATATAAGTTtgtttcacgaatattttgaaaatatatcagttttGTCCGAGGTTTTTACCTGTTGAACGTTGAAATGTATCGTGCCCCGTTCATAtatcctctgctaatactgagattcatcgacacatgcTTCATTGTATGAAATTAACAAATTGTATTGctctcaaaaaatatatatttatgtgAAAACCCAATAAAAGTCGGTGATTTgttagaagaaatatctctaatttcattttgaattgagcaACTAGGTGGTGCTGGTGGTCCTTCAACaagtaacaatttcaagcttcatgcaaaattggTTTATatagatttctcaacaatcccaacgaatatttaattacaattcatgaaatttattatcgaatttcaggtttttttctgtaattctgtgttttccggaagtcccagactactccacacagtagAAATGGTTTTTCCTCACTTATAattcgataactctcaaagttttcattttaagtGAAGAATATGCTTGAGTTATCCCTTTTTTCCAAGTAAAATCgattaaaatattgaataatataggttctaattcgaaaatcttgagttttgatgaatttgagttgtccaacttcatgatcttctgataaacaccctgtacatttttgttccAAACCGAAAAAAGTTTTATAATACTACTTATTtgcaaaattgaaaacaaaaaaggttcattcgaaaaaaaattttgtgcagaaatattcaaaaaacgtcctttgtttcataagaatcccattaactcataaaccgttgagATTTTACCCGAGGTTTGGGTATcgtatattgctgaaattttcatcgaaaaatctatctaatgatgcaataatatactgaattCGATCCATTGGAAAGAAAACTCTCATAAGAAGACGGAAGC
It includes:
- the LOC123685360 gene encoding adhesion G-protein coupled receptor D1-like produces the protein MMAITRTESSIKLVISLFLVLCNIKYCTLKVQVLSEQLLLPTAIQQQKDISRTIHKENVAHGNVKDSSVETEEKFSIQLEISHSQGEKSSCYLMPVNYLFTLILEENNCNIMVDKFDVNSMKILNHLNTFCKRDKNFDLAMNTRNIGFNESNECEVKRQIGERYIIVTKYSKNISENDVLIKICKHLNHINEENIQDIENSICIFISDHYLQYHNKKCCIGSFDFIPKSALQIEMIMLWIQKDGSSYFIGTFYCVSFICLCIIFLSCIVSRTYRSERGNLILIHFAFSIFVQFILHVFSCLMIVSPFSCYLQSIAFHYFSLVESCWTSIIAYLQYRRFVKVFDNEPNHFILKLCSIAYILPIIPIFVWILYHRSNTELANYLTFGLPEFLILLINSTLLILIIKNLVFGKNKYIKHRKSLSMEVKLIFFLFFILDFSWFHIILADITSKKIFIYLFLFTQSSQGFMLFFVFGIMNEQNRLIYRKFLYEYSRGFLRIK